The window AAGCAAGTGATACATTAAAACAATATGCAGAATCTGTAAATGCGCCCTATGTCAATTACCGATGGCTTGGTGGAATGCTTACAAATTTTAGCACAATCAAAAAATCAATTCGCAGACTTGAGATTATTGAAGAAATGGAAAGCAGCGGACAAATTGATTTACTTACAAAAAAAGAAAAGCTTATGTTGCAACGCAAAAAAGAAAAGCTTGATAAGTATCTCGGTGGTGTGCGTCATATGAAAAAAGCGCCCGATATGATTTTTGTCATTGATGCGGCGAAAGAAAAAATTGCTGTGGCAGAGGCAAGACGTCTTGGGATTCCTGTGGTTGCACCACTTGATACAAACTGCGATCCTGATATGGTGGATTATCCTATTCCCGGAAATGATGATGCAATACGTTCTATCCAGCTTTTTTGTAAAGAAATAAGTGAGGCAATTTTAGAAGGACGCGCTGAAAATAAAGATGAGCAGAATGAGCAAGGAGAGCAAATTGCTCCAGCTACAAACGAAGAAAAGCAAGAGATTCTTGATGAAGTAACCGCTCAACTTGCTGCACAAATGCAAGAGGAGGCATAATATGGCAGATATTCCAGCACAGCTTGTAAAACAGCTTCGCGAGATGACAGATGCAGGTATGATGGATTGCAAAAAAGCACTTGTAGAAACAGATGGCAATCTTGAAAGGGCAGTAGAATATCTACGCGAAAAAGGCTTAAGCAAGGCAGCAAAAAAAGCTGATAGGGTAGCAAGTGAAGGCGTTGTAAGTGTGGAGGTAGCAAGTGACTTTAGCAAGGCAAGTGTTATTGAGATAAACTCCGAGACAGACTTCGTGGCTAAAAATGATACATTCAAAAACCTTGTAACACAGACATCAAAAATCGTGTATGATAATGCCCTTTCTAGCACAGAGAGCTTACATACGATGAGTGTTGAAGGTGTAAAATTTGAAGAATATCTCCAACAAAATATTGCCAAAATTGGTGAAAATATCGTAGTGCGCCGTATTGCAAGTATTCAAGCGCAAGGAAAAGGCATTGTCAATGGCTATGTGCATTCAAATGGGCGCGTGGGTGTGCTTATTGCGATGAAGTTTGGCAAAGATAGCTCAAAGAATGCCTGTGTAGAGCTTGCTAAAAGTATTTGTATGCACGCCGCAGCGATGAAGCCTCAAGTTTTAAGTTATACGCAGCTTGAAAATGAGTTTATTCAAAAAGAAAAAGTTGCGATTATTGCCGAGTTACAAAAAGAAAATGAAGAATTTAAAAGGCTTGGTAAGCCTCTTCATAAGATTCCACAATATATTAGCCGTAGCGAACTTACAGAATCTGTGCTTAAAGCCCAAGAGCAAAAATTGCGAGAAGATTTGAAAGCTCAAGGGAAACCAGAGCAAATTTGGGATAAGATTTTGCCCGGTCAAATGGAGCGTTTTATCGCTGATAGCACATTACTTGACCAAAGAATGACTTTGCTTGGGCAGTTTTATGTAATGGACGATAAAAAAACGATTGCACAAGTGCTTGAGGCTAAATCTAAAGAGCTAAGTGATGAGATTGAGATAGTTGAGTATATCCGCTTTGAGCTAGGCGAGGGTATTGAGAAAAAAGTTGAGGATTTTGCTGCTGAAGTTGCTGCACAAATGCAGTAGTAGATTAAGCACGGGAGCAAGTTATTATTCTACGATTTGGTTTATGCATATTGCTTTTGTTCTCTGTAAATGCCTGTGGATATAACTTTTGGGATTTTGCTTCTAATGAAAGGATTACTTATTCTAAGGCTTTTTATTATGATAAAGAGCTAGGAAGAGAAGAATCAACATTTGGCGGAGATTTTTCACATACGAGCATAATAATGAATGTGCTTGGCACAGAATATGGGTTTGTATTTAATGAATCTCCTCTTACGCATAATAACTTAGAACAACCCTCACAAAAGCACATTGCCTTTGACTTTGGCACACTTTCTTTTGGTGGTGTTGGGCAAAGATTTCCTCAATTTTTCGGAGCAAAATTTCGTTATGAATATGG is drawn from Helicobacter sp. MIT 21-1697 and contains these coding sequences:
- the rpsB gene encoding 30S ribosomal protein S2, with the translated sequence MVTMKDLLECGVHFGHQTRRWNPKMKRFIFGVRKNIHIIDLQKTLRYFRYTYNIIKEAASEGKVIMFVGTKRQASDTLKQYAESVNAPYVNYRWLGGMLTNFSTIKKSIRRLEIIEEMESSGQIDLLTKKEKLMLQRKKEKLDKYLGGVRHMKKAPDMIFVIDAAKEKIAVAEARRLGIPVVAPLDTNCDPDMVDYPIPGNDDAIRSIQLFCKEISEAILEGRAENKDEQNEQGEQIAPATNEEKQEILDEVTAQLAAQMQEEA
- the tsf gene encoding translation elongation factor Ts, translating into MADIPAQLVKQLREMTDAGMMDCKKALVETDGNLERAVEYLREKGLSKAAKKADRVASEGVVSVEVASDFSKASVIEINSETDFVAKNDTFKNLVTQTSKIVYDNALSSTESLHTMSVEGVKFEEYLQQNIAKIGENIVVRRIASIQAQGKGIVNGYVHSNGRVGVLIAMKFGKDSSKNACVELAKSICMHAAAMKPQVLSYTQLENEFIQKEKVAIIAELQKENEEFKRLGKPLHKIPQYISRSELTESVLKAQEQKLREDLKAQGKPEQIWDKILPGQMERFIADSTLLDQRMTLLGQFYVMDDKKTIAQVLEAKSKELSDEIEIVEYIRFELGEGIEKKVEDFAAEVAAQMQ